A genomic stretch from Pomacea canaliculata isolate SZHN2017 linkage group LG2, ASM307304v1, whole genome shotgun sequence includes:
- the LOC112558116 gene encoding LOW QUALITY PROTEIN: uncharacterized protein LOC112558116 (The sequence of the model RefSeq protein was modified relative to this genomic sequence to represent the inferred CDS: inserted 1 base in 1 codon; deleted 1 base in 1 codon): MADKAACCHVSDDSQVITEEERSAADQAILKETLTYAGYTSLXALAFIVVTICFVTDPRTCIIAFGSGSPCCLLCPCYRNLMKYTDPAKLVKANVNLYVPGIYIEKGGRLRQYPPSPEELECLYDLVSEFMTIE, translated from the exons ATGGCTGACAAAGCTGCATGCTGTCACGTGTCTGACGACTCACAGGTAATCACGGAGGAGGAGAGGTCTGCTGCCGACCAGGCCATTCTCAAGGAAACCCTCACCTACGCGGGCTACACCTCCT TCGCCCTCGCCTTTATCGTCGTTACCATTTGCTTCGTGACTGACCCGAGGACCTGCATCATCGCCTTCGGGTCAGGGAGTCCGTGC TGTCTGCTGTGTCCCTGTTACAGG AACCTGATGAAGTACACAGACCCCGCTAAGCTAGTCAAGGCTAACGTGAATCTCTATGTCCCTGGTATTTACATAGAGAAGGGGGGTCGACTGAGACAATATCCACCCTCACCAGAAGAATTGGAATGTCTATATGACCTGGTCTCGGAGTTCATGACTATAGAATAA
- the LOC112558127 gene encoding neural cell adhesion molecule 2-like, which yields MATEHLIIASAPKNLTVIEGSPFRLECRFSSDPPPSITWYYVSNNGIRQVVTSGVTGDKRSFYPRQGQGAVCNIVISDISVVVGQSSADVIKSDVTGKMTSAELTHAEGRGKGPKPYITETSGNITVLEGQNVTLMCRSNSLPQPQIHWAYNRIDSHVYEDSREELQIEDIRKVDGGDYTCTASNKFGHTSVTLHVNVQGD from the exons ATGGCAACCG AGCACCTGATCATCGCCTCAGCGCCCAAGAACCTGACGGTGATAGAGGGAAGTCCTTTCCGACTGGAATGTCGCTTCAGCAGCGATCCGCCACCATCCATCACCTGGTACTACGTGTCTAACAACGGCATACGCCAGGTCGTGACGTCAGGGGTGACGGGAGACAAGCGGTCTTTCTATCCTCGACAAGGACAAGGCGCGG TCTGTAACATTGTCATCAGTGACATTTCTGTAGTAGTAGGTCAGAGTTCAGCCGACGTCATTaaaagtgacgtcactgggAAGATGACGTCAGCCGAATTGACGCATGCTGAAGGACGTGGAAAGGGAC ctAAACCTTACATCACCGAGACTTCAGGAAACATCACGGTCCTGGAGGGCCAAAACGTGACCTTAATGTGTCGTAGCAACAGCCTTCCCCAGCCCCAGATCCACTGGGCGTACAAC AGAATTGACTCTCACGTGTATGAAGACAGCCGAGAGGAGCTTCAGATCGAGGACATCAGAAAAGTTGACGGCGGCGACTACACTTGTACCGCCTCCAATAAGTTCGGCCACACGTCGGTCACACTCCATGTCAACGTGCAGGGTGATTAA
- the LOC112556593 gene encoding uncharacterized protein LOC112556593 — protein sequence MTAGRPQIYSTFINPVFYEDAYTRWRMDEQALQDSPYDAPWQYSRRLYDQSDNPEIKWSTLSLRAHDNYDYKNFSRIPRGRLSSDSETEYADSIGTETRGLTTF from the exons ATGACAGCTGGCAGGCCGCAGATTTACAGCACCTTCATCAACCCCGTCTTCTACGAG GATGCCTATACACGGTGGAGGATGGATGAGCAAGCTCTACAAGACAGCCCCTATGACGCTCCATGGCAGTACAG CCGTCGTCTGTATGACCAGTCCGACAACCCTGAGATAAAGTGGAGCACACTCAGTCTGCGAGCCCACGACAACTACGACTACAAGAA CTTCAGCCGTATCCCGAGAGGTCGACTGTCGTCTGACTCGGAGACTGAGTACGCGGACAGCATCGGCACCGAGACACGTGGCCTGACGACCTTCTGA
- the LOC112556582 gene encoding collagen alpha-1(III) chain-like — protein sequence MESRVRPSKIPTKEEVTHKGRQERPRGLLPVLLVVTVLHTAAFIGLSVYTNNRIQILETTNEHVFRTTVRNAVVEELADILTRLSDGMVNDTRRQELYLQLHAWAAPPDGQSTRQRSKRQSPGDELGSIFDEMAQKELAIFDRYCGNASKICLPGPQGQKGDPGAQGIKGAAGGQGLKGDIGPRGSDGSKGEAGIAGPQGIKGDAGQQGEKGVPGEAGSKGAGGEKGERGDKGDAGSNGVKGDIGPIGPQGQVGPLGPKGERGADGPTGQKGDTGQTGPQGQTGPSGAKGSDGADGPTGQKGVPGEVGPSGPTGPSGLKGDAGANGTPGEKGDRGETGPLGPVGPSGPKGEEGKAGIEGQKGDVGQTGPQGPSGDNGDKGADGTQGQKGDPGEAGPTGQVGPTGEKETGEIPALQAKGDPGSAGPIGPDGPAGAKGETGADGLAGQKGERGDVGPMGPSGPAGAKGETGDVGIPGAKGSTGDPGEKGEKGSDGTPGVAGSQGKDGPPGPAGIKGEKGEAGVWSPGMQSCCTSLRKPELSPLSVDVKVAEVSPWP from the exons ATGGAG TCGAGAGTGCGTCCCTCGAAGATTCCAACCAAAGAGGAAGTGACGCACAAGGGACGCCAGGAGAGACCAAGGGGGCTGTTACCAGTCTTGCTTGTCGTGACAGTGCTTCACACAGCAGCCTTTATCGGCCTATCGGTCTATACCAACAACAGAATACAGATCCTAGAGACAACAAACGAGCATGTGTTT CGGACCACTGTAAGAAATGCTGTCGTGGAGGAACTGGCTGATATTCTCACGAGACTAAGTGATGGCATGGTTAATGACACCAGACGACAGGAGTTATACTTGCAGTTACATGCGTGGGCTGCGCCCCCTGACGGTCAAAGCACTCGACAACGGTCAAAAAGACAGAGCCCTGGCGATGAACTTGGATCTATCTTTGACGAAATGGCACAGAAAGAG CTTGCAATATTTGACCGATACTGCGGAAATGCCAGCAAGATTTGTTTGCCAG GTCCACAAGGTCAAAAAGGTGATCCCGGAGCTCAAGGTATAAAAGGTGCAGCCGGAGGTCAAGGTTTAAAAGGTGACATCGGTCCTCGAGGTTCAGATGGAAGCAAAGGCGAGGCTGGCATCGCTGGGCCACAGG GTATCAAAGGGGATGCTGGACAGCAAGGGGAGAAAGGAGTGCCAGGCGAAGCTGGCAGCAAAGGGGCTGGGGGTGAGAAAGGTGAACGTGGCGACAAGGGAGATGCTGGATCTAATG GTGTAAAAGGCGACATTGGGCCAATAGGTCCCCAGGGTCAAGTGGGCCCTCTTGGTccaaagggagagagaggtgcTGATGGACCAACAGGACAAAAAGGTGACACGGGACAAACAGGCCCACAAGGGCAAACTGGTCCATCGGGTGCAAAAGGGAGCGATGGGGCTGATGGACCTACAGGGCAGAAAGGTGTGCCTGGCGAAGTGGGCCCTTCGGGACCCACAGGTCCTTCCGGGCTTAAAGGAGACGCAGGAGCCAATGGAACTCCAGGAGAGAAAGGGGACCGTGGTGAAACAGGCCCTCTGGGACCAGTTGGACCCTCTGGTCCAAAGGGAGAAGAGGGAAAAGCTGGTATCGAAGGGCAGAAAGGTGACGTCGGACAAACAGGTCCCCAGGGGCCATCTGGTGACAATGGAGATAAGGGCGCTGATGGAACCCAAGGACAGAAAGGTGATCCTGGAGAAGCAGGTCCTACAGGCCAAGTCGGACCGACAGGTGAAAAGGAGACAGGGGAAATCCCGGCACTGCAGGCAAAAGGTGATCCCGGTAGTGCGGGACCTATTGGCCCAGATGGACCTGCAGGAGCTAAAGGAGAGACTGGCGCCGATGGACTTGCTGGACAGAAAGGTGAACGGGGAGATGTTGGTCCAATGGGACCATCTGGTCCTGCAGGTGCAAAGGGAGAAACGGGCGATGTGGGAATCCCGGGTGCAAAGGGCAGTACAG GTGATCCCGGTGAAAAAGGTGAGAAAGGTTCAGACGGTACTCCAGGAGTTGCCGGTTCTCAGGGAAAGGATGGCCCACCTGGTCCTGCAGGTatcaaaggagaaaaaggagagGCAGGGGTGTGGTCTCCAGGCATGCAAAGCTGCTGCACCTCGCTGC GCAAACCCGAACTGAGTCCTTTGTCCGTGGACGTGAAGGTGGCGGAGGTCAGTCCGTGGCCTTGA